The proteins below come from a single Sphingomonas carotinifaciens genomic window:
- a CDS encoding putative bifunctional diguanylate cyclase/phosphodiesterase has translation MRNYQEEARLTALRQLKLLDTPASESFDRITRMASQIFGLPVAAVSLTDRDRQWFKSRVGIDHCSIPRDKAPCAQVAETTETLVIEDFATSPCYADSVLARAGTRFYAGAPLVTSDGYGLGALCVLGTEPRRVTRSEITALTDLAAMVMAQIELQHAFGRIDPVSGLATQTQFRDDLLDLARDHPGEQRLAVVVDLARDDELSRFRQVMGGARVDDMIREASLALQTALQPARAAYQVGAAQFAFLSPPNVEQDAYLTMVRSTFGTIRAASSVRFVTSVAIGVRPFALGDVSADDVLRGACSAAQDARREDGAIAIFSVANDTAHRRRYRLLQDFGAALEAEDQLRLVYQPRLDLATGRCTSVEALLRWRHPTLGDISPGEFIPIVERTSLARATTQWVLDAALDELAGWQRSGSPLNLSINISASNFGEADLVDRIRQGLLRRKLPPKRLEVELTESAIMDQPDRAMVMLRQLAEAGVCLAIDDFGTGQSSLAYLQRLPAHVIKIDQAFVRGLLSGESSDVMLVETMVDLAHKLNFRVVAEGIETNEAATLLAQIGCEEGQGFLFSRPLEAEELITWLAERATDRPDRTMAA, from the coding sequence TTGCGTAACTATCAGGAAGAAGCCAGACTTACGGCCTTGCGCCAACTCAAGCTGCTGGACACCCCGGCCAGCGAGAGCTTCGACCGTATCACGCGCATGGCGAGCCAGATCTTTGGCCTCCCGGTCGCCGCTGTGTCGCTGACCGATCGTGATCGTCAGTGGTTCAAGTCGCGGGTTGGCATCGATCATTGCAGCATTCCACGGGACAAGGCGCCTTGCGCTCAGGTAGCCGAGACGACCGAGACGCTCGTCATCGAGGACTTCGCCACAAGTCCGTGTTACGCTGACAGCGTGCTGGCTCGTGCGGGTACGCGCTTCTACGCTGGCGCACCGCTCGTCACCAGCGACGGCTATGGTCTGGGGGCCTTGTGCGTCCTTGGAACGGAACCGCGTCGGGTTACACGCTCAGAGATTACTGCCCTGACCGACCTCGCCGCCATGGTGATGGCGCAGATCGAGCTGCAGCATGCCTTTGGCCGCATCGATCCGGTCAGCGGGCTTGCGACACAGACGCAGTTCCGGGACGATCTCCTCGACCTTGCCCGCGATCACCCGGGCGAGCAGCGGCTCGCCGTCGTGGTAGACCTCGCTCGCGATGATGAGCTGAGCCGATTCCGGCAGGTAATGGGTGGTGCGCGCGTCGACGACATGATCCGAGAAGCGTCGCTTGCGTTGCAGACGGCTCTACAACCAGCCCGGGCAGCCTATCAGGTCGGCGCGGCGCAGTTCGCCTTCCTCTCACCGCCCAATGTCGAGCAGGACGCCTATCTCACCATGGTGCGATCGACCTTTGGCACTATCCGTGCGGCCTCTTCAGTCCGGTTTGTGACCAGCGTTGCGATTGGCGTCCGTCCTTTCGCCTTGGGCGATGTGTCCGCCGACGACGTTCTGCGGGGTGCCTGTAGCGCCGCACAGGACGCTCGGCGGGAGGACGGCGCCATTGCGATATTCTCCGTAGCCAACGACACGGCACATCGACGTCGCTACCGCCTGCTACAGGATTTCGGTGCAGCCCTTGAGGCAGAAGACCAGCTCCGGCTCGTCTATCAGCCCCGGCTGGATCTCGCGACGGGGCGCTGCACCAGCGTCGAAGCTCTGCTGCGCTGGCGTCACCCGACCTTGGGTGACATCTCGCCCGGCGAATTTATCCCGATCGTCGAGCGCACGTCACTGGCACGTGCGACCACACAGTGGGTCCTCGATGCGGCACTCGACGAGCTTGCTGGGTGGCAACGATCGGGTTCCCCCCTCAACCTGTCTATCAACATCTCGGCTTCCAACTTCGGAGAGGCCGACCTGGTCGACCGCATCCGACAGGGCTTGCTCCGCCGTAAGCTACCTCCCAAGCGGCTCGAGGTCGAGCTGACCGAGAGCGCGATCATGGATCAACCGGATCGCGCAATGGTCATGTTGCGGCAGCTCGCCGAGGCAGGCGTGTGCCTTGCGATTGATGATTTCGGAACCGGACAAAGCAGCCTGGCCTATCTGCAACGGCTGCCTGCCCATGTAATCAAAATCGACCAGGCGTTCGTGCGCGGCCTCTTGTCTGGCGAGAGCAGCGACGTGATGCTGGTCGAAACCATGGTCGATCTGGCTCACAAGCTGAACTTCCGTGTAGTGGCCGAGGGCATCGAGACCAACGAAGCCGCAACCCTGCTTGCGCAGATAGGCTGCGAGGAAGGACAGGGATTCCTGTTTTCTCGCCCACTTGAAGCTGAAGAGCTCATCACGTGGTTAGCAGAGCGTGCGACCGATCGACCCGATCGAACTATGGCAGCCTGA
- a CDS encoding TonB-dependent siderophore receptor gives MKNEKLRLALLLACAFPAIAQAQERQEESQTSKDIVVVATGQSQATSASKSKASLIESPQTISVISREEMDLRAVSTISDALAYTAGVRGEATGIDSRTDEITVRGFPAGGFSSNNNFVDGLRLPSGGQFTRTQFDPFALQQVEVLKGPSGVLYGQSAPGGIINMVSKRPTFAAHGEVLLQGTGYTDLDRWQLTGGVDLSGSLGGSGTLAGRIVGLARGGQTQIQETSNERYYVSPSITFQPSDALTWTLLGQYQRDRGGSTYQFLPRTGTLDLVNGQRLALDEYIGEPGWNTFDRDQILIGSFLRADLAPGISFRSNVRYTHIDTLYRVNVLAGDAMTAAGCAAAVAARPSWYTGCIPGRTLPRRAIQGDGFSDGIALDQQFAGQFTTGPLRHSVLGGIDYFYTDWEHRRDLVTPSGLPASLRGQVEPLIDQFNPVYRGSAYYVAALAPQGYLGTKSNQLGLYVQDQIAWGGLRVSLALRQDWSDDTLRNFTNAAAVTYQRTKADALTGRAGLIYLFDNGLAPYASYAESFAPQGGDSATNVAGTPFVPTTGDQWEAGLRYEPRGGSAYFTLGGYQITQQNIATAAPNNSCVAITGCLSQTGEARIRGVEFEARAQTSFGATLIGSATRNWSEVTKTTVAAQLGKDFAQVPDWLVSAFVDYRLPENVLPGLGLGGGVRYTGAIFGDAANTIRIPDYTLFDAFLRYDLGGAIARGRGASLSINARNLTNKTYLSLCGGPQSCYYGSGRTVTARLQYRW, from the coding sequence ATGAAAAATGAAAAGTTGCGGTTGGCACTCCTGCTGGCCTGTGCGTTTCCAGCGATTGCCCAGGCGCAGGAAAGGCAGGAAGAATCGCAGACATCCAAAGACATCGTGGTCGTTGCAACAGGTCAGAGCCAGGCCACCAGCGCTTCCAAGTCGAAGGCGTCACTGATCGAGTCGCCGCAGACAATCTCGGTCATCAGCCGCGAGGAAATGGATCTGAGAGCGGTCAGCACCATCAGCGACGCATTGGCTTATACGGCAGGCGTCCGCGGCGAGGCGACGGGCATTGACAGTCGCACCGACGAGATCACGGTACGTGGCTTTCCCGCAGGCGGCTTCTCCTCCAACAACAATTTCGTGGATGGGCTGCGGCTGCCGTCAGGCGGACAGTTCACGCGCACGCAGTTCGATCCCTTCGCCCTCCAGCAGGTCGAGGTTCTGAAGGGACCTTCGGGCGTGCTGTACGGCCAGAGTGCGCCCGGAGGCATCATCAACATGGTGTCAAAGCGGCCGACGTTCGCAGCGCATGGAGAGGTGCTGTTGCAAGGCACCGGCTACACCGATCTCGATCGCTGGCAACTCACCGGTGGCGTTGATCTGTCCGGCTCGCTGGGCGGCTCCGGCACCTTGGCCGGACGGATCGTCGGGCTGGCGCGTGGCGGGCAGACCCAGATCCAGGAAACCAGCAACGAGCGCTATTATGTGTCTCCGTCGATCACGTTCCAGCCCAGCGATGCGCTGACCTGGACGCTGCTCGGCCAATATCAGCGCGATCGTGGTGGCTCGACCTACCAGTTCCTGCCGCGCACCGGCACGCTGGACCTTGTGAACGGTCAGCGGCTGGCGCTCGATGAATATATCGGCGAACCCGGCTGGAATACGTTCGATCGCGACCAAATCCTGATCGGCTCATTCCTGCGTGCCGATCTCGCGCCGGGCATCAGCTTCCGCAGCAACGTGCGCTACACCCACATCGACACGCTCTACCGTGTCAACGTGTTGGCTGGCGACGCTATGACGGCCGCAGGATGCGCCGCTGCGGTTGCGGCTCGACCGAGCTGGTACACTGGTTGCATCCCGGGCCGCACGCTACCGAGGCGCGCTATTCAGGGCGACGGCTTCAGCGACGGTATTGCTCTCGACCAACAGTTCGCCGGGCAATTCACCACCGGGCCGTTGCGCCACAGCGTGCTCGGCGGCATCGACTATTTTTACACCGATTGGGAGCATCGCCGCGATCTGGTGACGCCATCGGGTCTGCCGGCATCGCTGCGTGGGCAGGTTGAACCGCTGATCGATCAGTTCAACCCCGTCTATCGTGGATCAGCTTACTATGTCGCTGCTCTGGCACCGCAGGGCTATCTGGGCACGAAGAGCAACCAACTCGGCCTGTACGTCCAGGACCAGATCGCATGGGGCGGCCTGCGGGTGTCGCTGGCGCTGCGGCAGGACTGGTCCGACGACACGCTGCGCAACTTCACCAATGCGGCGGCTGTCACCTACCAGCGCACCAAGGCGGATGCGCTAACGGGGCGGGCCGGGCTGATCTATTTGTTCGACAACGGCCTTGCTCCCTATGCCAGCTATGCGGAGTCCTTCGCGCCGCAAGGCGGTGACTCCGCCACCAATGTAGCGGGAACGCCCTTCGTGCCGACCACCGGCGACCAATGGGAAGCGGGGCTGCGCTATGAGCCACGCGGCGGCAGCGCGTATTTCACGCTGGGCGGCTATCAGATCACCCAGCAGAACATCGCGACTGCCGCGCCGAACAACAGCTGCGTCGCGATCACTGGCTGCCTGTCGCAGACCGGCGAGGCGCGCATCCGCGGCGTGGAGTTCGAGGCACGAGCCCAGACGTCGTTCGGCGCGACCCTGATCGGCAGCGCCACGCGCAACTGGTCGGAGGTGACGAAGACGACGGTCGCCGCGCAGCTCGGCAAGGATTTTGCCCAGGTGCCCGACTGGCTGGTATCGGCATTTGTCGATTACCGGCTGCCCGAGAACGTGTTGCCGGGCCTCGGCCTCGGCGGTGGCGTCCGATACACCGGCGCGATCTTCGGTGACGCGGCGAATACGATCCGCATTCCGGATTATACGCTTTTCGATGCTTTTCTCCGCTACGATCTCGGCGGGGCGATCGCACGAGGTCGCGGTGCGTCGCTCTCGATCAATGCCCGGAATTTGACGAACAAGACGTATCTGTCGCTCTGCGGCGGACCGCAGTCCTGCTACTACGGATCGGGCCGGACGGTGACCGCGCGGCTGCAATACCGGTGGTGA
- a CDS encoding alpha/beta hydrolase has translation MSAVTGLAALVVTAFASPLTDTARPVAQPYELPRSLVTKVGSYQVMIAWPEGEPPPAGWPVLYVLDGEDNFAITALTARRLARAGERSGVDAGVVVGIAAGPLARRVRDYTPATPGWIIPAGRPAHGLVTGGAEAFLDLVERRIMPLVHAGRWRVDRSRETLAGHSFGGVLALHAAFTRPALFDNVVAVSPSLWFGDGLLAREAVSMPTGPRVLIAEGDGAMAGTASPASFVQTLGERARLLSLAGQTHGTTMLAGTAPTVTFAFGKADR, from the coding sequence GTGAGCGCCGTGACAGGGCTGGCGGCGTTGGTGGTCACGGCCTTCGCATCGCCACTGACCGACACGGCACGGCCCGTAGCGCAGCCCTATGAACTTCCGCGCAGCCTGGTCACCAAGGTGGGGTCCTATCAGGTGATGATCGCCTGGCCGGAAGGCGAGCCGCCTCCGGCGGGCTGGCCGGTGCTTTATGTTCTCGATGGCGAGGACAATTTCGCGATCACGGCGCTGACCGCTCGTCGGCTCGCGCGCGCGGGAGAGCGGAGCGGGGTAGACGCCGGTGTTGTCGTCGGCATTGCCGCGGGACCGCTGGCACGCCGGGTGCGCGACTATACGCCCGCGACGCCCGGCTGGATCATTCCCGCCGGCCGTCCGGCGCACGGGCTTGTCACCGGAGGTGCGGAGGCGTTCCTCGACTTGGTCGAGCGTCGCATCATGCCGCTGGTCCATGCCGGACGCTGGCGGGTAGATCGATCGCGCGAGACGCTGGCCGGGCACAGTTTCGGTGGCGTGCTGGCGCTGCACGCAGCATTCACCCGCCCGGCGCTGTTCGACAATGTGGTGGCGGTCAGTCCGTCGCTCTGGTTCGGAGACGGGCTGCTCGCTCGCGAGGCCGTGAGTATGCCCACCGGTCCGCGCGTCCTGATCGCGGAAGGCGACGGCGCGATGGCCGGCACCGCGTCGCCCGCATCGTTCGTCCAAACTCTGGGTGAGCGCGCCCGGCTGCTTTCGCTAGCTGGGCAGACGCACGGCACGACCATGCTGGCCGGGACTGCGCCGACAGTCACTTTCGCGTTCGGAAAGGCGGATCGATGA
- a CDS encoding PepSY-associated TM helix domain-containing protein: MRTDIVKTYKDIHSWVGIIAGLALFIAFYAGAITMFEDPLNRWASAPTSITPAPSLARTPELVDKVLRAHPEARAAYTVNFDVGPEMPARVSWTKGNRRVPGPTWLASLASDGSLQVVQQQASPVANFIDVLHEQIGLPFPHNVSMPIMGVISLLYAVAIISGVICLLPSLVKDLFALRFSRNVKRMWLDLHNVLGLFSLPFHIIMAVTAVIFAFHDEIYTAQGAVQQIGAPKLERPARPDRNAPPPALEAVTGTLPPLELQRRIAQQAPGFRLHTLTYEYNAKEGRHGAIAGYDPRYGTRAPVYGLGEIDTRTGAITGADYMPGRQDAWFATVTSFFALHFGSFGGTPVRWSYFVLGLAGAFLFYSGNLLWIESRRKKERKSGAVMQTRATRILGALTVGVPLGCVAGISLTIAAAKWLPPTSPDLPAWHGRIYYCVFLAAIVWALVRGAARSGASLLWVAAAATAAIPVSSFASTLLGTGWSDNGATQLVDAVALVGTAGFVVMARAAHNRARHGPRDSVWAITAAATT; the protein is encoded by the coding sequence ATGCGCACCGATATCGTCAAGACTTATAAAGACATCCATAGCTGGGTCGGCATCATTGCGGGTCTCGCACTGTTCATCGCCTTCTACGCCGGCGCGATCACGATGTTCGAGGATCCGCTGAACCGCTGGGCCTCGGCGCCGACATCGATCACCCCGGCACCATCGCTCGCGCGCACTCCCGAGCTGGTCGACAAGGTGTTGCGTGCCCATCCGGAGGCTCGGGCCGCCTATACCGTCAATTTCGACGTCGGGCCGGAGATGCCGGCACGCGTCAGCTGGACAAAGGGCAACCGCCGCGTCCCAGGCCCGACGTGGCTGGCGTCGCTGGCGTCCGATGGGTCGTTGCAGGTCGTGCAGCAGCAGGCCTCGCCCGTGGCGAATTTTATCGATGTCCTGCACGAGCAAATCGGTCTGCCCTTCCCGCACAACGTGTCGATGCCGATCATGGGCGTCATCTCACTGCTCTATGCGGTCGCGATCATCTCAGGCGTTATTTGCCTGCTACCGAGCTTGGTAAAGGACCTGTTCGCGCTGCGGTTCAGTCGGAATGTGAAGCGCATGTGGCTGGACCTGCATAATGTGCTCGGCCTGTTCAGCTTGCCATTCCACATCATCATGGCGGTGACCGCCGTCATCTTCGCGTTCCACGACGAGATCTACACCGCACAAGGGGCGGTGCAGCAGATCGGCGCGCCGAAGCTGGAGCGGCCCGCACGACCCGACCGGAATGCGCCGCCTCCGGCGCTTGAGGCGGTCACCGGCACGCTGCCGCCGCTCGAGCTACAGCGCCGGATTGCGCAGCAGGCACCGGGCTTCCGGCTCCATACCCTCACGTACGAATATAACGCGAAGGAAGGTCGTCACGGCGCCATCGCTGGCTATGATCCCCGCTACGGCACCCGCGCGCCCGTCTATGGCCTGGGCGAGATCGATACGCGCACAGGCGCGATCACCGGAGCGGACTATATGCCTGGTCGTCAGGATGCGTGGTTCGCCACCGTCACCAGCTTCTTCGCGCTGCATTTCGGCAGCTTCGGCGGCACGCCGGTACGCTGGTCGTATTTCGTGCTCGGGCTGGCGGGCGCCTTCCTGTTCTACTCGGGCAATCTGCTCTGGATCGAAAGCAGGCGAAAGAAGGAACGCAAGTCCGGCGCCGTCATGCAGACGCGCGCGACCCGCATCCTTGGTGCGCTGACCGTTGGGGTGCCGCTGGGCTGCGTCGCCGGTATCTCACTGACGATCGCGGCCGCCAAGTGGCTGCCGCCAACATCGCCCGATCTCCCCGCATGGCACGGTCGCATCTACTATTGCGTGTTCCTGGCGGCGATCGTCTGGGCCTTGGTGCGCGGTGCGGCACGCAGCGGTGCCTCACTGCTGTGGGTAGCGGCAGCGGCAACGGCAGCGATCCCCGTCTCCAGCTTCGCCTCCACGCTACTGGGCACGGGGTGGAGCGACAACGGTGCAACGCAGCTGGTCGATGCCGTGGCACTGGTCGGTACGGCGGGTTTCGTCGTCATGGCTCGCGCTGCCCACAACCGTGCACGTCATGGCCCGCGAGACAGCGTGTGGGCGATAACGGCCGCGGCGACCACCTGA
- a CDS encoding IS3 family transposase (programmed frameshift): MTKQRRFTKEFEDEADRLVATSGRTQREIAEDLGVGLSTLVRWISRSRDRLVDTPDQAPQADMAAELKRLRRENEILRQERDILKRATGFFRPGGKSMRFQLIDRAREDFPVHRLCRVLGVSQSGYFAWKDRPASRRQRDDMVMLAHVRSAFALSNGTYGSPRMTRELQDDGFAIGRRRTARLMRENDLRARQKRRFKRTTDSEHAWPIAPNIIDQDFTATATNQKWGVDISYVWTREGWLYLAVVIDLFSRRVVGWAVGDRLHRDLALAALRKALVMRRPPKGLIHHSDRGSQYCSVDYQAELRRHGIRISMSGKGNCYDNAMVETFFKTIKSELVWPTVFYTRAQAEQAFARYIDGFYNPVRRHSALNYTSPPQFEQTAPR; the protein is encoded by the exons ATGACGAAGCAGCGACGGTTCACGAAGGAGTTTGAGGACGAAGCGGATCGGCTGGTGGCGACCAGCGGACGGACGCAGCGCGAAATAGCGGAGGATCTGGGAGTGGGGCTATCGACGCTGGTGCGCTGGATCAGCCGCAGCCGGGATCGTCTGGTGGATACGCCGGATCAAGCGCCGCAGGCGGATATGGCTGCCGAGTTGAAGCGCCTTCGGCGGGAGAATGAGATCCTTCGACAGGAGCGTGACATACTGAAGCGGGCGACCG GCTTTTTTCGCCCGGGAGGGAAATCGATGAGGTTCCAGCTCATCGATCGGGCGAGAGAGGATTTCCCGGTCCACCGCCTCTGCCGGGTGCTCGGCGTCAGCCAGAGCGGCTACTTCGCTTGGAAGGATCGCCCGGCCAGTCGGCGTCAGCGCGATGACATGGTGATGCTGGCGCATGTCCGCTCGGCTTTTGCCCTGTCGAACGGCACCTATGGCAGTCCGAGAATGACGCGCGAGTTGCAGGATGATGGCTTTGCCATCGGGCGGCGTCGCACGGCGCGGCTGATGCGCGAGAACGACCTGCGTGCCCGGCAGAAGCGCAGGTTCAAACGCACGACCGACAGCGAACACGCCTGGCCGATCGCGCCGAACATCATCGACCAGGATTTCACCGCGACGGCAACCAACCAGAAGTGGGGCGTCGACATCTCGTACGTCTGGACACGGGAGGGATGGCTCTACCTGGCGGTGGTCATCGACCTCTTCTCCCGCCGCGTCGTCGGCTGGGCTGTCGGCGACCGGCTGCACCGCGATCTGGCGCTGGCTGCCCTGCGCAAGGCGCTCGTCATGCGGCGTCCCCCCAAGGGGCTCATTCATCATTCGGACCGCGGTAGCCAGTATTGTTCGGTGGACTACCAAGCCGAGCTGCGTCGCCACGGCATCCGCATCTCCATGTCGGGAAAGGGAAATTGCTACGATAACGCCATGGTCGAGACATTCTTCAAGACCATCAAATCCGAACTCGTCTGGCCCACCGTCTTCTATACCCGTGCCCAGGCCGAGCAGGCCTTTGCCCGCTATATCGACGGCTTCTACAACCCCGTCCGGCGCCACTCCGCGCTCAACTACACCAGCCCGCCGCAGTTCGAACAAACCGCGCCACGCTGA